From Chiroxiphia lanceolata isolate bChiLan1 chromosome 11, bChiLan1.pri, whole genome shotgun sequence, the proteins below share one genomic window:
- the SELENOK gene encoding selenoprotein K isoform X1 produces MVYISNGQVLDNRSRAPWSLSSITDFFWSIADFVVLFFQSIIQPDLRRRGYTSSSYSGYNDRRGPPANPRRRMGRINHWGGGPSPPPMAGGGUGR; encoded by the exons ATGGTTTACATCTCCAACG GACAAGTTTTGGATAACCGGAGTCGGGCTCCTTGGAGTCTGTCATCTATAACAGATTTCTTCTGGTCCATAGCAGATTTTGTGGTTCTGTT tttccagaGCATTATTCAACCAGATTTGAGAAGAAGAGGTTATACATCTTCCTCCTATTCAGGATACAATGACAGAAGagg GCCTCCAGCAAATCCTCGCCGTAGGATGGGTCGAATAAATCACTGGGGTGGAGGCCCCAGTCCCCCACCAATGGCTGGGGGTGGATGAGGAAGGTAA
- the SELENOK gene encoding selenoprotein K isoform X2 codes for MVYISNGQVLDNRSRAPWSLSSITDFFWSIADFVVLFFQSIIQPDLRRRGYTSSSYSGYNDRRGPPANPRRRMGRINHWGGGPSPPPMAGGG; via the exons ATGGTTTACATCTCCAACG GACAAGTTTTGGATAACCGGAGTCGGGCTCCTTGGAGTCTGTCATCTATAACAGATTTCTTCTGGTCCATAGCAGATTTTGTGGTTCTGTT tttccagaGCATTATTCAACCAGATTTGAGAAGAAGAGGTTATACATCTTCCTCCTATTCAGGATACAATGACAGAAGagg GCCTCCAGCAAATCCTCGCCGTAGGATGGGTCGAATAAATCACTGGGGTGGAGGCCCCAGTCCCCCACCAATGGCTGGGGGTGGATGA